One genomic segment of Myripristis murdjan chromosome 20, fMyrMur1.1, whole genome shotgun sequence includes these proteins:
- the dcaf11 gene encoding DDB1- and CUL4-associated factor 11: MGSQSSSGMSGGRGSSSGNPAEQSEPAEANQSSSRGRRTADRQQGDRQSASEEDVDLAEVLAYLLRRGQVRLVHGSGATGLQLVQSYSDSDEDSDGAWEGRLGDRYNPPVDAQPDTQDVDRSEIRTQILLATASSGLKGRHSFTHMLAEREQGRCRGSSFSHGECSRIRTHFLPNYVSHKDTYQQKAFCGVYSEDGTMFLSACQDQNIRLYDTTRGRFNLRRTVKARDVGWSVLDVCFTPDTHHVLYSSWSDYIHVCSVDGDSESHTALDLNPDERRFCVFSLAASTDGKDILGGANDGCLYVFDREQNKRTLKIDAHEDDVNAVAFADGSSQLLFSGSDDALCKVWDRRTLREDRPQPVGQLAGHRDGVTFIHSKGDARYLISNSKDQSIKLWDVRKFSPKEGLAASRLAVTQQNWDYRWQQVPQRALKRHKLTGDTSVMTYRGHGVLHTLIRCRFSPEFSTGQRFIYSGCSTGKIIIYDVLTGTVVARLSGHDACVRDVSWHPYEDNIVSSSWDGAVRMWEHRQTHPLEEERERERD; this comes from the exons ATGGGCTCTCAGTCCAGTTCTGGGATGTCTGGTGGAAGGGGCTCCTCCAGTGGCAACCCAGCAGAGCAGTCAGAACCAGCAGAAGCCAACCAGAGCAGCAGCCGAGGCCGCAGGACGGCTGATAGGCAGCAGGGGGACAGGCAGTCAGCATCAGAGGAGGACGTCGACTTAGCCGAAGTGCTGGCTTACCTACTGAGGAG gggCCAGGTCAGGCTGGTCCATGGCAGTGGCGCTACGGGGCTGCAGCTGGTCCAGTCGTACTCCGACTCTGATGAAGACAGCGATGGAGCATGGGAGGGTCGGTTGGGTGACCGCTATAATCCACCCG TGGACGCCCAGCCTGACACACAGGATGTGGACCGTAGTGAGATCCGAACTCAGATCCTGCTGGCCACTGCCTCCTCTGGCCTGAAAGGCAGACACAGCTTCACCCACATGCTTGCAGAG AGGGAGCAAGGCAGGTGTCGGGGCTCGAGTTTTTCCCATGGAGAGTGCAGCCGCATTCGCACACA TTTCCTGCCAAATTATGTATCTCACAAGGATACGTACCAGCAGAAAGCCTTCTGCGGGGTGTACAGTGAAGATGGCACCATGTTCCTTTCTGCCTGCCAAG ACCAGAACATCCGCCTGTACgacaccaccagggggcgattTAACCTACGGCGAACGGTGAAGGCCCGGGACGTGGGCTGGAGTGTGCTGGACGTGTGCTTCACCCCTGACACACACCATGTGCTCTACTCCAGCTGGTCTGACTACA TTCATGTGTGCAGTGTAGATGGAGACAGTGAAAGCCACACCGCCCTGGACCTCAA TCCAGACGAAAGGAGGTTCTGCGTGTTCTCACTGGCTGCATCCACAGATGGCAAGGACATCCTCGGAGG AGCGAATGACGGCTGCCTCTATGTCTTTGATCGTGAGCAGAATAAAAGGACATTGAAG attGATGCCCATGAGGATGATGTGAATGCGGTGGCGTTTGCTGACGGCTCCTCCCAGCTGCTCTTCTCTGGCAGCGATGACGCACTGTGCAAGGTGTGGGACAGACGGACGCTGCGGGAGGACAGACCGCAGCCTGTCGGACAGCTGGCCGGCCACCGAGACGGCGTCACCTTCATCCACAGCAAG GGCGATGCACGCTACCTGATCAGCAACTCTAAGGATCAGTCCATCAAGCTCTGGGACGTGAGGAAGTTCTCGCCCAAGGAGGGGCTGGCCGCCTCGCGCCTGGCTGTCACCCAACAAAACTGGGACTACCGTTGGCAGCAGGTTCCccagagag CCCTGAAGAGACACAAGCTGACAGGCGACACTTCGGTGATGACCTACCGTGGTCACGGCGTCCTGCACACGCTCATCCGCTGCCGTTTCTCACCCGAGTTCAGCACCGGGCAGAGGTTCATCTACTCTGGCTGCTCCACTGGCAAAATCATCA TTTATGATGTGCTAACAGGCACTGTGGTAGCCAGGTTGTCGGGCCATGACGCGTGTGTGAGGGACGTCAGCTGGCACCCGTATGAGGACAACATTGTCAGCAGCTCT tGGGACGGGGCAGTGCGAATGTGGGAGCACAGACAGACCCATCCtctagaggaggagagagagagggagagagactga
- the thtpa gene encoding thiamine-triphosphatase — MSVEVERKFVCSADTQKTLEEIGAVCVGQRQFHDQYFDTPDFHLTLRDMWLRKRKGCWELKCPTATGGETEETSGEQSKEAALCTRYKEITNPLEIQQRVREAIQDNCGEEEGTCTLLEKDEGQAGMEAGCVSQGQPVIDPDGRKTAEKGLSQEDDSWLSELHLVCFAEFTTARCSFTLQEEGVQVDLDQADFGYHVGEIEVLVSEGEDVQSALERIERTARKLGLTGDQRVEGKMNIYLKRYRPEHYEKLLSAHVL, encoded by the exons atgagtgtggaggtggagagaaaatTTGTATGCAGTGCTGACACACAGAAGACACTGGAGGAGATTGGAG CGGTGTGTGTCGGTCAGCGCCAGTTTCACGACCAGTACTTTGACACCCCCGACTTCCACCTCACTTTGAGAGACATGTGGCTGCGTAAACGCAAAGGATGCTGGGAGCTCAAGTGTCCAACAGCAACAGGCGGCGAGACAGAAGAGACCAGTGGGGAGCAAAGTAAAGAGGCAGCTCTGTGCACTCGCTACAAGGAGATAACCAATCCTCTTGAGATTcaacagagagtgagagaagccATACAAGACAACTGTGGGGAAGAGGAGGGTACATGCACACTGCTAGAAAAAGATGAAGGACAAGCAGGCATGGAGGCAGGCTGTGTAAGCCAGGGGCAGCCAGTTATTGACCCAGATGGACgtaaaacagcagagaaaggCTTGTCACAGGAGGACGACTCCTGGTTGAGCGAGCTGCATCTGGTGTGTTTTGCGGAGTTTACAACAGCACGTTGTTCCTTCACTCTCCAGGAGGAGGGAGTGCAAGTAGACCTTGACCAAGCTGACTTCGGCTACCATGTAGGGGAAATAGAAGTCCTGGTGTCGGAGGGAGAGGATGTGCAGTCTGCCCTGGAGAGGATCGAAAGAACAGCTCGAAAGCTGG GTCTGACCGGGGATCAGCGAGTTGAAGGAAAAATGAACATTTACCTTAAAAGATACCGTCCAGAGCACTATGAAAAACTACTCAGTGCACATGTTTTGTAA